In the genome of Rhizobium etli 8C-3, one region contains:
- a CDS encoding ABC transporter ATP-binding protein: MSPAKPNVRTLEILKRVVSENFRDHIPGYSFAIACLAAVALSTAYTAYAMKGIVDEAFVSKDARLVWLICFSLFAAFVIRGFASYGQAVALSRVSNSIVARYQKRLAAHLMTLPLEFFDERRSGQVAALLSQNISGIRDVLNLTVTSTARDMLSFVSLLAVMVYQDPLLSIVVLLMAPALLFGLRFFSRRLKEVALKGIRLNGIFFGTMQETIQGISVVKAFTMERALEARVEDVIVAVENRSNQLARLSERNAPVTESFAGLMLAGILAYAAYRSIYFNVPPGAFFSFVTALLLLYDPLRRLAKLQVQMERAAVHARMIYELLDMEPRQRDLPDAKPLRPTEARIEFRDVSFAYGTETVLNGVSFVAEGGKTTALVGPSGAGKSTIMNLIPRFYDPKGGEILIDGQDIAHVTKQSLREQLAYVSQQPYLFEGSIRNNIRYGRPDATDAEVEEAARLAYAHEFILAQPNGYDTPVGENGVTLSGGQRQRLSIARALVRNAPILLLDEATSALDTESEAAVQKALDQAMTGRTVVVIAHRLSTVVRADKIVVMQQGRVVEEGNHEALAKLDDGLYARLSQLGFNG; the protein is encoded by the coding sequence ATGTCTCCAGCAAAACCGAACGTCCGCACTCTTGAGATATTGAAGCGGGTGGTTTCCGAAAATTTCCGGGACCATATCCCTGGCTATAGCTTCGCAATTGCCTGCCTCGCTGCGGTCGCGCTTTCTACTGCCTATACGGCCTACGCAATGAAGGGCATTGTCGACGAGGCCTTTGTCAGTAAAGACGCAAGGCTCGTATGGCTGATCTGTTTCTCGCTCTTTGCCGCATTCGTCATCCGAGGATTTGCAAGTTACGGTCAGGCTGTTGCGCTTTCGAGGGTCAGCAACAGTATCGTGGCCCGCTACCAGAAGCGGCTTGCGGCTCATCTGATGACGCTTCCGCTTGAGTTTTTCGACGAACGACGGTCGGGGCAGGTCGCTGCGTTACTGAGCCAGAATATCTCCGGCATACGCGACGTTCTCAATCTGACGGTAACGTCGACGGCGCGGGACATGCTCTCCTTCGTCTCGCTGCTCGCAGTGATGGTCTATCAGGATCCGCTGCTGAGCATCGTCGTTTTGCTGATGGCACCGGCTCTGCTCTTTGGGCTCAGATTTTTCTCGCGTCGACTCAAAGAGGTTGCGTTAAAAGGTATCCGCCTTAACGGCATTTTCTTCGGAACCATGCAGGAGACGATCCAGGGCATTTCCGTGGTTAAGGCCTTTACGATGGAGCGCGCGCTGGAGGCGCGGGTCGAAGACGTCATCGTTGCGGTCGAAAATCGATCCAATCAGCTTGCTCGCCTATCTGAACGCAACGCACCCGTGACCGAGAGCTTTGCCGGCCTCATGCTTGCGGGCATACTTGCCTATGCCGCCTATCGCTCGATCTATTTTAATGTACCGCCGGGTGCCTTTTTCTCTTTCGTCACGGCGCTGTTGCTGCTCTACGATCCGCTCCGCCGTCTTGCGAAGTTGCAAGTGCAGATGGAGCGGGCTGCCGTCCACGCACGGATGATCTACGAACTGCTGGACATGGAGCCACGCCAGCGCGACCTGCCGGATGCCAAGCCGCTGAGGCCGACCGAGGCACGGATCGAGTTCCGCGACGTCTCCTTTGCTTATGGCACCGAGACCGTCCTGAACGGCGTTAGCTTCGTTGCCGAAGGCGGTAAGACCACGGCGCTTGTCGGCCCTTCCGGCGCCGGAAAATCGACGATCATGAATCTGATCCCGCGCTTCTATGATCCGAAGGGCGGCGAGATCCTGATCGACGGGCAGGACATCGCCCATGTCACCAAACAGTCGCTGCGTGAGCAGCTCGCCTATGTATCGCAGCAACCCTACCTCTTCGAAGGCTCGATCCGCAACAATATCCGATATGGCCGGCCGGATGCGACGGACGCCGAGGTGGAAGAGGCCGCCCGGCTTGCCTACGCCCACGAATTCATCCTGGCGCAGCCCAACGGCTACGATACCCCCGTCGGCGAAAACGGCGTGACGCTGTCGGGCGGCCAGCGCCAGCGACTATCGATTGCCCGCGCGCTAGTGCGCAACGCTCCGATCCTCTTGCTCGATGAGGCAACCTCCGCCCTCGACACCGAATCCGAAGCTGCCGTCCAGAAAGCTCTCGACCAAGCAATGACCGGCCGCACCGTCGTCGTCATCGCCCACCGGCTTTCCACTGTCGTGCGTGCCGATAAGATCGTCGTCATGCAGCAGGGCCGTGTCGTCGAAGAGGGCAATCACGAGGCGCTTGCGAAGCTTGACGACGGTCTTTACGCTCGGCTTAGCCAGTTGGGGTTCAACGGGTAA
- a CDS encoding polysaccharide pyruvyl transferase family protein: MKAPVAIVFANLKGNLGDFAILHAMLVDLERKRSGHPVHVYSQGFVSVDRARLAAFRKVAPPFELAGTTFTDNHRFQRLRVKIARLFRLRQRYQASRIRSLARNATSDAETFSRYEGVYIAGGAQWTGENSGVSMFATLRAMAAHTDRIFSYPVSVSSSLWKVNTRSGLAADFSHIQAPLIARDSTSEAMFKELGLDAVLGADCVFSLAEIGKRVEAASRGKTLRVLLVVTSQEAVAISGALQRLRSHGISIALLTTCESEDFAVQKPSAEAHGAQFLAPLTWQDTVAEMKASDVVITNRLHGLILASFAGVPVLPLTDRSKVLAVVNDAALPLKISNLAYLNVEIVKEAVDRRAEIVSKIADYRDRAQSKLRSPILDERA; encoded by the coding sequence ATGAAAGCTCCCGTCGCGATCGTTTTCGCCAACCTTAAAGGTAATCTAGGCGACTTCGCAATATTGCATGCGATGCTCGTCGATCTGGAACGAAAGCGTTCAGGGCACCCTGTCCATGTCTATTCCCAAGGATTTGTATCCGTAGATCGCGCCAGACTCGCGGCCTTTAGGAAAGTTGCCCCGCCGTTTGAACTTGCGGGAACGACGTTCACCGACAATCATCGTTTCCAGCGGCTAAGGGTCAAAATAGCGAGATTATTTCGCTTGCGGCAGCGTTACCAAGCTTCGAGGATCAGATCCTTGGCGAGAAACGCGACTTCCGACGCGGAAACTTTTTCGCGATACGAAGGAGTCTATATTGCCGGCGGAGCACAGTGGACGGGCGAGAACTCGGGAGTATCCATGTTCGCCACGCTAAGAGCTATGGCTGCACACACCGATCGAATCTTTTCCTATCCCGTCTCGGTCTCTTCATCCCTTTGGAAGGTGAACACCCGGAGCGGTTTAGCTGCCGACTTTTCGCACATTCAAGCCCCGCTCATCGCGCGCGACAGCACATCCGAAGCTATGTTCAAGGAGCTTGGTCTCGATGCTGTGCTCGGTGCCGACTGTGTCTTTTCGCTAGCTGAGATTGGAAAGAGAGTAGAGGCCGCATCTCGTGGGAAAACGTTACGGGTGCTGCTCGTAGTAACGAGTCAGGAGGCGGTTGCAATCAGCGGGGCGCTTCAACGTCTGCGCTCGCACGGCATTTCGATTGCACTCCTGACAACGTGCGAAAGCGAGGACTTTGCGGTTCAAAAGCCGAGCGCCGAGGCCCACGGAGCACAATTTCTTGCTCCTCTAACCTGGCAGGATACCGTAGCCGAAATGAAGGCTAGTGACGTCGTCATTACGAACCGGCTTCACGGGCTCATCCTCGCTTCATTTGCGGGTGTACCCGTATTGCCTTTGACTGACCGGTCGAAAGTTCTGGCAGTGGTCAATGATGCAGCATTGCCGTTGAAAATATCGAACCTCGCGTATCTGAATGTCGAGATCGTAAAGGAGGCCGTCGACCGACGCGCAGAAATTGTCAGCAAGATTGCCGATTATCGAGATCGAGCACAGTCAAAGCTGCGCAGCCCTATTTTGGATGAACGGGCGTGA
- a CDS encoding GSCFA domain-containing protein, which translates to MSAAAEKTIIYRVKRALGLVKKEESANHIFYETGKRTRRAHATWYRGETTNFYPDKQAIKNLSSVDEYVGKGWLPTAPLISKEHYITAFGSCFASEVTKFLYNEGYQVFGRDMTLNSYVVRSGEGIVNSAAIRQQFEWAFEGKVPKIELWHDKAGVPGDYSDDVRDSTKQIFEKSDVFILTLGLSEVWYDKPTGEIFWRAIPKRDFDPQRHGFRVMSAAENLDNLRRIYELIRTHRPDATIIVTLSPVPLAATFRPVSCITANSVSKASLRVAIDELMREPKAAQDERFFYFPSYEIITSFLPDPMKDDFRHPTDQSVDFIMRTFQRHFLI; encoded by the coding sequence ATGTCCGCAGCTGCAGAGAAAACAATCATTTACCGCGTGAAGCGCGCGCTGGGCCTCGTGAAGAAAGAGGAGAGCGCGAACCATATTTTCTATGAGACGGGAAAACGGACGCGGCGCGCTCATGCCACCTGGTATCGCGGTGAAACGACCAATTTCTATCCCGACAAGCAGGCGATCAAGAACCTGAGTTCTGTCGACGAGTATGTTGGAAAGGGATGGTTACCAACCGCACCCCTGATTAGCAAAGAACATTATATCACAGCATTTGGTAGCTGCTTTGCCAGTGAGGTTACAAAATTCCTCTACAATGAAGGCTATCAGGTATTCGGCCGCGACATGACCCTCAATTCTTACGTCGTGAGAAGTGGGGAAGGTATCGTGAACTCGGCGGCTATCCGCCAACAGTTCGAATGGGCATTTGAAGGAAAGGTCCCTAAAATCGAGCTTTGGCATGACAAGGCGGGTGTACCTGGCGATTATTCCGACGACGTCAGAGATTCGACGAAACAAATCTTTGAGAAATCCGACGTTTTCATACTGACCCTGGGGCTTTCAGAAGTCTGGTACGACAAGCCCACCGGCGAAATATTCTGGCGTGCTATTCCAAAGCGCGACTTCGATCCGCAGCGGCACGGATTCAGGGTGATGAGTGCGGCCGAAAACCTTGATAACCTCAGGCGTATCTATGAGTTGATAAGGACTCATCGTCCTGACGCGACCATCATCGTGACGTTGTCGCCTGTCCCGCTTGCCGCCACTTTTCGCCCGGTTTCATGCATAACCGCCAACTCGGTGTCTAAAGCCTCATTGCGAGTCGCAATAGACGAGCTTATGCGAGAGCCTAAAGCGGCCCAGGATGAGAGGTTCTTTTATTTTCCGTCTTACGAAATAATCACGTCTTTTCTCCCTGATCCAATGAAAGACGATTTTCGTCATCCGACAGATCAGTCGGTCGACTTCATCATGCGCACTTTCCAGCGGCATTTCCTAATTTAG
- a CDS encoding glycosyltransferase family 29 protein, with protein MRFKITASPLNPWRIQSLNASGFAGKKVIIIGPAQTVVEDLENVVVDGYDVIVRLNNGIALAQKSPSILGSRTDVLFHNLVEHGDRSAGAIPASLLREHGVRFLVFPHWGFKGSKSRLYKKREELQGFQGPALMVPSTRFCESVRRELGGFQPTVGASAILFFLSAQCKEVAIHGFTFFQTPYLVGYNDAVATADEARAWAAASFVHDPVREKNVIGRYISAAEQRGVRVALGANVRRFLSDVR; from the coding sequence ATGAGATTTAAAATTACCGCTTCTCCGCTTAACCCGTGGCGAATACAGTCACTGAATGCGTCGGGCTTCGCTGGAAAAAAGGTCATAATTATTGGCCCCGCACAGACGGTTGTCGAGGATCTCGAGAACGTGGTTGTTGACGGTTATGATGTGATCGTCCGACTGAACAACGGCATAGCACTTGCTCAAAAAAGCCCGTCCATTCTAGGCTCGCGGACCGATGTGCTTTTTCATAATCTCGTAGAGCACGGTGACCGAAGCGCGGGCGCAATTCCGGCATCTTTACTGCGAGAGCACGGCGTTCGCTTCTTAGTGTTTCCCCACTGGGGCTTCAAAGGCAGTAAATCTCGCTTGTACAAGAAGCGCGAGGAACTCCAGGGCTTTCAAGGCCCCGCATTGATGGTGCCTTCAACTCGCTTTTGTGAGAGTGTGCGGCGCGAGCTGGGCGGATTTCAACCGACGGTCGGCGCCAGTGCAATCCTGTTTTTTCTAAGCGCACAGTGCAAAGAAGTCGCCATCCACGGCTTCACGTTCTTTCAGACGCCTTATCTTGTCGGCTACAACGACGCGGTCGCGACTGCCGATGAGGCACGCGCGTGGGCGGCGGCGTCATTCGTGCATGATCCGGTCCGGGAAAAGAACGTGATTGGACGCTATATTTCTGCTGCCGAGCAGCGAGGAGTGCGGGTTGCGCTCGGGGCTAACGTACGGCGGTTTCTGTCGGACGTTCGGTGA
- a CDS encoding stealth family protein, with amino-acid sequence MIDAVVTWVDGDDPAHVAKRAVFQPKAIHSMATASTRFAHRGEIKYCVWSILRFCPFIRRVFVVTDDQKPDALESLVAANPDWASRIEIVSHRSIYGEHDDLLPVFSSRSVETMLYRIPDLAEQFIYLNDDIFIGRSLTADYFFRDGRPVLRGQLRRFPNNSTTWFKAIFRRGPKRAGFKEAQQMAARLAGRTDDYLLAGHHPHAMRRSTMAAFLEQDVTALRAQAGYRFRSPAQFSPIGLANNLELDSSFVEEPADFGFIKPPRNKRASAKIAATMRALVRGELACICVQSLDAMTEEDSRVVFSGLEEWFSLSR; translated from the coding sequence TTGATTGACGCAGTTGTTACTTGGGTCGATGGGGATGATCCTGCCCATGTTGCAAAAAGGGCGGTTTTTCAACCAAAAGCAATACATTCTATGGCTACCGCCTCGACACGCTTTGCGCATCGCGGCGAGATTAAATACTGCGTGTGGTCAATCTTGCGCTTCTGTCCTTTTATACGACGCGTATTTGTCGTCACTGACGACCAAAAACCTGACGCTCTGGAAAGCCTTGTAGCTGCGAACCCCGACTGGGCAAGTCGAATCGAAATTGTCAGTCACCGTTCAATTTACGGAGAGCATGACGATTTGCTCCCGGTTTTCAGCTCACGCTCAGTTGAGACGATGCTCTATCGCATTCCGGATCTCGCCGAACAGTTTATCTATCTCAATGATGACATTTTCATTGGACGCAGCTTAACAGCTGACTACTTTTTTCGAGACGGCAGGCCTGTGCTAAGGGGCCAGCTAAGGCGTTTTCCCAATAACTCAACCACGTGGTTCAAGGCCATTTTTCGTCGTGGTCCGAAGCGAGCAGGCTTCAAGGAGGCCCAGCAAATGGCTGCGCGCTTGGCAGGGCGAACCGATGATTATCTCCTTGCGGGACATCACCCTCACGCCATGCGAAGATCGACGATGGCCGCTTTCCTAGAGCAAGACGTTACAGCGCTGCGGGCTCAGGCTGGTTATCGTTTTCGCAGTCCCGCGCAATTTTCCCCAATCGGCCTTGCAAACAATCTGGAACTGGATAGCTCCTTCGTGGAGGAGCCTGCCGACTTTGGCTTTATCAAGCCTCCTCGAAATAAACGGGCGTCGGCTAAAATCGCTGCTACGATGCGCGCTCTGGTCCGCGGTGAGCTTGCGTGTATCTGTGTGCAGAGCCTCGACGCAATGACCGAAGAGGACAGTCGCGTTGTCTTCTCGGGCTTAGAAGAGTGGTTCAGCCTGTCACGCTAG
- a CDS encoding cupin domain-containing protein, whose protein sequence is MKFELNAKRVTLATVLALTSFTIIPGGHAYAGECPADQVATEGMQPGEMMPKDVTDEVISSIDLASKGDAWKNSALRMRKLIVQPGGVVPWHSHETRPANIVIVSGSITEYRSTCKVPVEHKAGDVTAEFGALSHWWKNNGSEPAVLYSADILTSEEHKNESM, encoded by the coding sequence ATGAAATTCGAACTCAACGCCAAACGCGTGACGCTTGCCACAGTCCTTGCCCTAACATCCTTCACTATAATACCAGGCGGACATGCCTATGCCGGAGAATGCCCGGCCGACCAGGTCGCAACCGAGGGCATGCAGCCCGGCGAAATGATGCCGAAGGACGTCACCGATGAGGTCATCTCCTCAATCGACCTCGCCTCCAAGGGCGATGCCTGGAAAAACAGCGCGCTGCGCATGCGCAAACTTATCGTACAGCCAGGCGGTGTCGTACCGTGGCATTCGCATGAGACGCGCCCGGCAAACATCGTGATCGTTTCCGGATCGATCACCGAATACCGCAGCACCTGCAAGGTGCCGGTCGAACACAAAGCGGGCGACGTGACGGCCGAATTTGGTGCGCTGTCGCATTGGTGGAAGAACAATGGCAGCGAGCCGGCTGTTCTTTACTCCGCCGACATCCTGACATCCGAAGAGCACAAAAACGAATCCATGTGA
- a CDS encoding glycosyltransferase, which produces MPRYPSSSRLFARWIEPPPSGVVEASNFRQGDTFSVDVCIVTNCAFVGGNASTTVTELEEFSAAGLTTIIVHCPVKRSLWKRNWVAERFLPFMDEIVPAHNVKHIKCQTLIARGPRMVMTPVFRNLMKRIDAGRALYVVNNSAWSENGKPLFNWQALNRRAARIGVPHSSVYPISPIIREEARKALSKSACPDLLAPIDWPPAFKIEDFSFAPRRHLTAPVVIGRHGRDHDGKWLEDAEELRAAYPCRSDIVVKIMGGAETVRKRLGALPSNWEVEPFGTMGVADYLSQLDVFVNFPARTRDEAFGRTIIEAVLSGLPVILPPAFEPTFGDLALYCEPHQVAGLIERLASDDEGRIHYINACRREAAERFGSHTLLKRLKSPGIEGSYSPTLDGDSQDFRRRMMRELIPETSVTG; this is translated from the coding sequence ATGCCTCGATACCCTTCATCAAGCCGATTGTTCGCCAGATGGATTGAGCCCCCTCCTAGCGGCGTCGTCGAAGCCTCGAACTTTAGACAAGGGGATACTTTTTCGGTCGATGTCTGTATCGTGACGAATTGCGCCTTCGTCGGTGGAAACGCCTCAACCACTGTCACTGAGCTCGAGGAGTTTTCCGCCGCTGGACTGACCACGATCATAGTACATTGCCCAGTCAAACGGTCGCTTTGGAAACGCAATTGGGTGGCTGAACGCTTCCTTCCCTTCATGGACGAAATCGTTCCCGCGCATAACGTCAAACACATCAAGTGCCAAACCCTTATCGCCCGTGGCCCTCGCATGGTTATGACGCCGGTTTTCCGCAATCTGATGAAGAGGATCGATGCCGGACGGGCTTTGTATGTCGTGAACAATTCCGCGTGGAGCGAGAATGGGAAACCGCTGTTCAACTGGCAGGCGCTGAATCGTCGCGCCGCAAGGATTGGAGTTCCGCATTCGAGTGTCTATCCAATCAGCCCGATTATCCGCGAAGAAGCCAGGAAGGCCCTTTCGAAATCTGCTTGCCCGGACTTATTGGCGCCGATCGATTGGCCACCGGCTTTCAAAATTGAGGATTTCTCCTTTGCGCCGCGGAGGCACCTGACTGCCCCCGTCGTCATCGGACGCCATGGCCGGGACCACGACGGAAAATGGCTCGAAGATGCGGAGGAACTTCGGGCTGCCTACCCTTGCCGCAGTGATATTGTCGTAAAAATCATGGGCGGAGCAGAAACGGTTAGAAAACGGTTAGGCGCTTTGCCCTCCAACTGGGAGGTCGAGCCGTTCGGAACGATGGGCGTTGCAGACTACCTTTCGCAACTTGATGTGTTTGTAAACTTCCCGGCACGAACCAGAGACGAAGCTTTTGGGCGAACGATAATCGAGGCCGTACTTTCGGGACTTCCTGTAATCCTTCCTCCTGCATTCGAACCCACGTTCGGTGATCTGGCGCTTTATTGCGAGCCACATCAGGTGGCAGGGCTCATCGAAAGACTCGCGAGCGATGATGAGGGCCGCATCCACTATATTAACGCATGCCGACGGGAAGCGGCAGAGCGCTTTGGCTCCCACACGCTTTTGAAGCGGTTGAAAAGTCCTGGCATCGAGGGATCTTACTCGCCCACGCTCGATGGCGACTCACAGGATTTTCGTAGGAGGATGATGCGCGAGCTCATCCCCGAGACTAGCGTGACAGGCTGA
- a CDS encoding MFS transporter — translation MTGIENGLNPPRTSFGSAAADSARFAVIALIAFLTLVDLFAAQAIVPALVAKFEVSRAAIGFAVNASTFGMAVAGLGVAFFGRGFDRRNGIWISLALLSIPTTALAFTDDLSIFAALRVVQGLCMSTAFTLTMAYLSEHFSPAQASGALAAYVTGNVASNFFGRIVSAALAGLGGLEINFLTFAALNLAGALLAWSTLKKTSKMMQTSEDGSFNMRRWAYHFADGELRRTFAIGFLILFTFIGTFTYVNFQLVALGLTPMTLGLVYLVFLPSMLTTPMAGKLAGRIGAKLGIISTLGLAVFGLAALLSARLPLVLSGLALVAIGTFLAQAIATGLVGRRAITDKAGASGIYLASYYTGGLAGSLVLGQVFDHLGWRASVSVLVAAMLAAIVIAFPIGSMPGPSRR, via the coding sequence ATGACGGGCATAGAGAATGGCCTTAATCCGCCACGCACGAGCTTCGGCTCTGCTGCTGCCGATAGCGCGCGCTTCGCCGTCATCGCGCTTATCGCCTTCCTGACACTGGTCGATCTCTTTGCCGCCCAGGCGATCGTGCCCGCGCTCGTCGCGAAATTCGAGGTCAGCCGCGCTGCCATTGGATTCGCCGTCAACGCCAGCACGTTCGGCATGGCCGTAGCGGGGCTCGGTGTCGCCTTCTTCGGCCGCGGGTTCGATCGGCGCAATGGCATCTGGATCAGCCTCGCGCTTCTGTCAATTCCGACGACGGCGCTGGCGTTCACCGACGATCTCTCGATTTTTGCGGCACTTCGTGTCGTTCAGGGCCTGTGCATGTCAACCGCTTTTACACTGACCATGGCCTATCTCTCCGAGCACTTCTCGCCTGCCCAGGCGAGCGGCGCGCTGGCCGCCTATGTCACCGGCAATGTCGCAAGCAATTTTTTCGGCCGCATCGTATCCGCAGCCCTCGCCGGCCTCGGAGGGCTTGAAATCAACTTCCTCACCTTCGCGGCCCTCAATCTCGCCGGTGCGCTGCTCGCCTGGTCGACGCTCAAGAAAACCTCGAAAATGATGCAAACCAGCGAGGACGGCTCGTTCAACATGCGCCGTTGGGCCTATCATTTCGCCGACGGAGAACTCCGCCGCACCTTCGCGATCGGCTTCCTTATCCTGTTCACCTTCATCGGCACCTTCACCTACGTGAATTTCCAGCTTGTGGCCCTCGGCTTGACGCCGATGACGCTTGGCCTCGTCTACCTGGTCTTCCTGCCCTCTATGCTGACGACACCGATGGCAGGAAAGCTCGCCGGCCGCATCGGGGCAAAGCTCGGGATCATCTCGACGCTCGGACTTGCGGTCTTTGGCCTCGCCGCACTCCTGAGTGCCAGATTGCCGTTGGTGTTATCCGGACTGGCGCTGGTGGCGATCGGCACGTTTCTCGCCCAGGCGATCGCCACCGGACTGGTCGGACGGCGAGCGATCACGGACAAGGCAGGGGCCAGCGGAATCTATCTCGCATCCTACTACACGGGCGGTCTCGCGGGCAGTCTCGTGCTTGGTCAGGTTTTTGATCATCTGGGCTGGCGAGCTTCTGTCAGCGTGCTCGTCGCAGCGATGCTTGCGGCGATCGTGATCGCCTTTCCCATCGGCTCAATGCCCGGTCCGTCCCGGCGATAA
- a CDS encoding DUF302 domain-containing protein — translation MFRFINLLFAFTILLSAALGVTWSSVAQAGKRDGVVTLKSRYSLSETVKKIKADVSAKGIMLFDDIDQAKLGNAAGNKVRPSRLILFGNPALGTTFITANPTSGLDWPVRVLIYEAQDGSVNVAYNDFDWVAQRHGIKNRKKEFHMATEVIESVVSSVRK, via the coding sequence ATGTTCAGGTTCATCAATCTATTATTCGCATTCACCATACTGCTGTCGGCCGCACTCGGCGTGACATGGAGCAGCGTTGCGCAGGCGGGAAAGCGCGACGGTGTCGTCACGCTCAAAAGCCGATATTCGCTCAGCGAAACGGTCAAGAAGATCAAGGCCGATGTCTCGGCGAAAGGCATCATGCTGTTCGACGATATCGACCAGGCCAAGCTCGGCAACGCTGCCGGCAACAAGGTCCGGCCGTCCCGCCTGATCCTCTTCGGGAATCCTGCCTTGGGCACCACCTTCATTACCGCCAACCCGACTTCCGGTCTGGACTGGCCGGTGCGTGTTCTCATTTATGAGGCGCAGGACGGTTCGGTGAATGTCGCCTACAACGATTTCGACTGGGTTGCCCAACGTCATGGGATCAAAAACCGCAAGAAGGAGTTCCATATGGCGACCGAGGTGATTGAATCCGTCGTTTCATCAGTCCGCAAATGA
- a CDS encoding LysR family transcriptional regulator, producing the protein MDIHHIRYFLAVCETRNFTRAAQKCNVTQPALSRAIQQLEDEIGGLLFRRERNLTHITDLGNLLRPRFQQVQDELLGVKSEASKFLCLNDAHLKVGIMCTIGPRRFTGLLTDFNLGHKGIQLQLVEGIPARLSELLEQGELDVAIMSSADNFPERFDVTPLFRERFMLAFPAGHRLSQYDAIPISAIDGEIYLRRVNCEYWDYLTDLCDAQGVSTIVSYSSEREDWIQNLVAGGLGICFIPEYSAVVPGLQVRPVAEPEVTREVCLVTVAGRRFSPAVSTFVGAVKSYGWATTPLTRQNEYLN; encoded by the coding sequence ATGGATATCCATCACATCCGGTATTTTCTGGCCGTTTGCGAAACGCGCAATTTCACGCGTGCGGCGCAGAAGTGCAATGTTACGCAACCCGCCTTAAGCCGTGCGATCCAGCAGCTTGAGGACGAGATAGGTGGACTTCTTTTCCGGCGCGAGCGCAACCTCACGCATATAACCGATCTCGGCAATCTCCTGCGTCCACGCTTTCAGCAGGTGCAGGACGAGCTCCTTGGCGTCAAGTCGGAAGCATCGAAGTTTCTCTGCCTCAATGACGCCCACCTAAAAGTCGGCATCATGTGTACGATCGGACCGCGCCGCTTCACCGGCCTGCTCACTGATTTCAATTTGGGGCACAAGGGCATCCAGCTCCAACTCGTCGAGGGCATTCCGGCCAGGTTGTCAGAGCTGCTGGAGCAAGGAGAACTGGACGTCGCAATCATGTCGAGCGCCGACAACTTTCCGGAACGCTTCGATGTGACGCCGCTCTTCCGGGAACGGTTCATGCTAGCCTTTCCGGCCGGTCACCGCCTCAGCCAATACGACGCTATTCCGATCTCGGCAATTGATGGCGAGATATATCTGCGCCGCGTCAACTGTGAGTATTGGGATTATTTAACGGATCTCTGTGACGCCCAGGGGGTGAGCACCATTGTTTCCTATTCCAGCGAACGAGAGGACTGGATCCAGAATCTCGTCGCCGGCGGGCTCGGCATCTGCTTTATTCCGGAATATAGTGCTGTCGTGCCGGGCCTGCAGGTCCGACCCGTCGCGGAGCCCGAGGTTACGCGCGAAGTCTGTCTGGTTACCGTTGCCGGCCGCCGCTTCTCTCCCGCTGTTTCGACCTTCGTCGGCGCTGTCAAATCATATGGCTGGGCGACGACTCCGCTAACCCGCCAGAATGAATATTTGAACTGA